From a region of the uncultured Draconibacterium sp. genome:
- a CDS encoding CHAT domain-containing tetratricopeptide repeat protein: MALSSYKLAETNFFLRSDPPQGLLGSIYLNLGNVYRAQLDYNNALKYYNQALSVYQSQIPVDIEDITNAYYAIAEIYYTTLNHHLVIDIASECYHYADTSIQIYFDNILGGSYYNLNNNNKADYYYRHAIKLSQKYYGINLDLAYAYMNYADFLSRINQYEKAIENLSLAYKILEADQRTFGKELSNYYEYEGNIYRNRAINTQEINRFRSEKRQNLLKAIDSYKKGLAALEVKQTNPENSDIEIQQTRSLMDCLDLIKAIGDVYLEIALLDNENKGNDFSENLDYALNCYNNTSNLVQQARKEISNDESKIQLSNVQYQTISKIIETAHLAYNYSGNQEFLDIAFNNSEQLKSSALFDKIASELAQENSLIPDSLLELERRLNNTIANYAELQYEELSYDDPDSSLLEEYNDEIFNASRQRDELNRYMEESYPDYYQLKYSNSTLSLYDIQNRLERKEAIIEYFLAEPTTEKIENSSNTDTLTSLYTFFITSDNIEFQKKTLSNAEMEALEETFRFMASTDYMFTHNEDAKRYCVSSHQLYNLLIAPFEKDLNEKHLTIIPDGKLNYISFDGLLKTLPDTTEAIRFNKLNYLVKDVNINYANSVNIFLKNKASKPKLRNHTLAFAPEYHSEEFEMTGASYKLAPLPGVQKEVDEIAKSVNTTIFRSKEATEQNFREESGNFDILHLAMHAYINDSMPAYSRLAFSQTIDSSALDNDGWLNTADIYNLDLNANMTVLSACNTGIGKLQKGEGLMSLARGFLYAGCPSVVMSLWEVEDAAGTKIMTTFYKYLKAGKTKDEALRLAKLKYLEESNSRLAHPHYWMSFKCIGDNSPVYTSYDLYFFAILILLIIAFSIDQGIRIKKARRNRQA, translated from the coding sequence ATGGCACTTAGTAGTTATAAGCTTGCTGAAACAAATTTTTTTCTTCGTTCAGACCCCCCGCAAGGTTTGTTGGGAAGTATTTATTTAAATCTGGGTAATGTATATCGAGCCCAATTGGATTACAATAATGCCTTGAAGTATTACAATCAAGCATTAAGTGTATACCAAAGTCAAATTCCTGTTGATATTGAAGATATAACTAATGCATACTATGCTATTGCAGAAATTTATTATACCACACTTAATCATCATTTAGTTATTGACATTGCTAGTGAATGTTACCACTACGCCGACACGTCTATTCAAATATACTTCGATAATATATTAGGAGGAAGCTACTATAATTTGAACAACAATAATAAAGCTGATTACTATTATCGACATGCAATTAAACTCTCTCAAAAGTATTATGGCATCAACCTAGATTTAGCGTATGCTTACATGAATTATGCAGATTTTCTCTCTCGAATCAACCAATATGAAAAAGCTATCGAGAATTTATCTTTAGCATATAAAATATTAGAAGCAGATCAAAGGACTTTTGGAAAAGAACTTTCCAATTACTACGAATATGAAGGAAACATTTACCGAAATCGGGCTATAAATACTCAGGAAATAAATCGATTCAGAAGTGAAAAAAGACAAAATCTTTTAAAAGCAATAGATTCCTATAAAAAAGGATTAGCTGCATTGGAAGTAAAACAAACCAATCCTGAAAATTCGGACATAGAAATTCAACAAACACGTTCGCTGATGGATTGTCTTGACCTGATAAAAGCAATTGGAGATGTATATCTCGAAATTGCGCTCCTTGATAATGAGAATAAAGGCAATGACTTCAGCGAAAATCTTGACTATGCGCTAAACTGTTATAACAATACCAGTAATCTCGTTCAACAGGCGCGTAAAGAAATTTCGAACGATGAAAGCAAAATCCAACTGTCTAATGTGCAATACCAAACCATCAGTAAAATTATTGAAACGGCACACCTTGCCTATAATTACTCCGGTAATCAGGAGTTTCTTGATATCGCGTTTAACAATTCGGAACAGCTAAAAAGCAGTGCACTATTCGATAAAATTGCCAGTGAGTTGGCTCAGGAAAATAGTTTGATCCCTGATAGCCTTTTAGAACTGGAACGAAGATTAAACAATACAATTGCCAACTATGCCGAATTACAGTACGAGGAATTAAGCTACGATGACCCTGATAGTTCGTTATTGGAAGAATATAACGATGAGATTTTTAATGCATCGCGGCAAAGAGATGAGCTGAATCGTTATATGGAAGAAAGTTACCCCGACTACTATCAGTTAAAATATTCTAATTCTACCCTAAGCTTATATGACATACAAAACAGGCTTGAAAGAAAGGAAGCAATTATTGAGTATTTTTTAGCCGAACCGACAACAGAGAAGATTGAAAACAGCAGTAATACTGACACACTAACTTCGCTGTATACGTTTTTTATTACCAGCGACAATATTGAATTTCAAAAAAAGACACTTAGTAATGCTGAAATGGAAGCTTTAGAAGAAACCTTTCGGTTTATGGCTTCAACCGATTACATGTTTACACACAACGAAGATGCAAAACGATACTGTGTTTCATCACACCAGCTTTACAACCTTTTGATTGCTCCTTTCGAGAAAGACCTGAACGAAAAACACCTGACAATAATACCCGATGGCAAGCTTAATTATATCTCATTCGACGGATTATTAAAAACTCTGCCCGACACAACTGAGGCCATAAGGTTTAACAAATTGAATTACCTGGTAAAGGATGTAAATATTAATTACGCAAATTCTGTAAACATTTTTCTGAAGAACAAAGCTTCAAAACCCAAACTACGAAACCATACCCTGGCATTTGCTCCAGAATACCATTCTGAGGAATTTGAAATGACAGGCGCAAGCTATAAACTTGCACCATTACCGGGCGTACAAAAAGAAGTTGACGAAATTGCAAAATCAGTTAACACCACAATCTTCAGAAGTAAAGAAGCAACTGAGCAAAATTTCAGAGAAGAAAGTGGGAATTTTGATATTCTTCACCTGGCAATGCACGCCTACATAAACGACTCAATGCCAGCCTACTCACGCCTGGCTTTTAGTCAAACCATTGACTCTTCTGCATTAGATAATGACGGATGGTTAAATACAGCAGATATTTATAATCTCGATTTAAACGCCAACATGACGGTACTAAGTGCATGTAACACCGGTATTGGGAAACTTCAAAAAGGAGAAGGACTGATGAGTTTGGCCAGAGGATTCTTATATGCCGGATGTCCATCGGTTGTAATGTCGCTTTGGGAAGTTGAAGATGCGGCCGGCACAAAAATTATGACCACTTTTTATAAATACTTAAAAGCTGGAAAAACAAAAGATGAAGCACTTCGGCTGGCAAAACTAAAATACCTTGAAGAATCAAACTCAAGACTTGCTCACCCACATTATTGGATGAGTTTTAAATGTATTGGTGATAACTCTCCGGTTTATACCAGTTACGATCTTTACTTTTTTGCAATTCTTATTCTTCTGATTATAGCTTTTTCTATTGATCAGGGAATTCGCATAAAAAAAGCCCGTCGTAACCGACAGGCTTAA